A DNA window from Halanaerobium saccharolyticum subsp. saccharolyticum DSM 6643 contains the following coding sequences:
- a CDS encoding ABC transporter ATP-binding protein: protein MAKNNDVVMSVRNLSKIFKSGILNPEYTVAAKDVSFDIEKGKIISLIGESGSGKTTVGKLILKLINVSEGEIIYKGKNISEITDKAETKKYYRRVQGIFQDPFATFNPLYRVDRVFDMIFDSFDLGFKDKDKAIRDALYDVNLNPDRTLGKFPHQLSGGQLQRLLIARALLMDVDVLIADELISMLDASTRIGVLNLLVESCKKHGMAVIFITHDLNLGYYISDKSLIMYKGRLVERGDTKKIYENATHPYTQMLFEAVPEIGDRWDPEEEFLPEQVVNDVQKFYKENEGKGFVEIEEDHGVLFSDK, encoded by the coding sequence TGGTATTTTAAATCCGGAATATACAGTAGCTGCTAAGGATGTATCTTTTGATATAGAAAAAGGGAAGATAATTTCTCTGATAGGTGAAAGTGGGAGTGGAAAAACAACAGTTGGTAAATTGATTTTAAAATTGATCAACGTTTCTGAAGGTGAAATTATATATAAAGGAAAAAACATTTCGGAAATTACAGATAAAGCAGAAACCAAAAAATATTATAGAAGAGTTCAGGGTATTTTTCAGGATCCATTTGCAACTTTTAATCCTTTATATCGAGTAGACAGAGTTTTTGATATGATCTTTGATTCCTTTGATTTAGGTTTTAAAGATAAAGATAAGGCAATTAGGGATGCTCTTTATGATGTGAATTTAAATCCAGACCGGACCTTAGGTAAATTCCCACATCAATTGAGTGGTGGTCAGCTGCAGAGATTGTTAATTGCGCGTGCATTATTAATGGATGTAGATGTTTTAATTGCTGATGAGTTAATTAGTATGTTAGATGCTTCAACCAGAATCGGAGTTTTAAACTTACTGGTAGAATCCTGTAAAAAACACGGAATGGCTGTTATTTTTATAACCCATGATCTTAACTTAGGTTATTATATCAGTGATAAATCGCTAATTATGTATAAAGGCCGTTTGGTTGAAAGAGGAGATACTAAAAAGATTTATGAAAATGCAACTCACCCCTATACTCAAATGTTATTTGAAGCTGTACCTGAAATTGGGGATCGCTGGGATCCAGAGGAAGAATTTTTACCAGAACAGGTAGTAAATGATGTTCAAAAGTTCTACAAAGAAAATGAAGGTAAAGGTTTTGTAGAAATTGAAGAGGACCACGGTGTGTTATTTAGTGATAAATAA
- a CDS encoding GH1 family beta-glucosidase, with protein sequence MAKLTFPEDFEWGAATASYQIEGAANEDGKGESIWDRFSHQKGNITNNDTGDVACDHYHRYQEDIELMRKIGLDSYRFSISWPRIIPAGSGKINQKGIDFYKRLVNELLKTGIKPAATLYHWDLPQKLQDKGGWENRDTAKYFNEYAQLMYKELGDLVPRWITHNEPFVVSMVGNLFGEHAPGNQDHQKALQVAHNLLLSHGMAVESFRESGIEGEIGITLNLAPVYANSENKKDQIAKDYSDAFNNRWFLDPVFKGEYPEKLMALYQKEFNQPFELETGDLEIISRDIDFLGINYYSRALVEYDESKLLNFKTVKPEASNYTAMDWEVYPQGLTDLLLSLDDQYTKKPIFITENGAAYDDQIAEDGNVHDDKRVDYLEKHFRAAQQAVEKGVNLKGYYLWSLMDNFEWAYGYNKRFGIIYIDYDNGQNRILKDSAKMYSKVIENNYIKA encoded by the coding sequence ATGGCAAAATTAACATTTCCTGAAGATTTCGAATGGGGAGCTGCAACAGCATCCTATCAAATTGAGGGAGCAGCTAATGAAGATGGTAAAGGAGAATCTATCTGGGATAGGTTTAGCCATCAAAAAGGGAATATAACAAATAATGATACAGGCGATGTAGCCTGCGATCACTATCATCGCTATCAAGAAGATATAGAATTAATGAGAAAAATTGGCTTAGATAGTTATCGTTTTTCTATATCCTGGCCAAGAATTATACCGGCTGGCAGTGGTAAAATTAATCAAAAAGGAATTGATTTTTATAAAAGGCTGGTAAATGAACTTTTAAAAACAGGAATTAAACCAGCTGCAACCCTATATCACTGGGATCTACCGCAAAAGCTGCAGGATAAGGGTGGCTGGGAAAATAGAGATACAGCTAAATATTTTAACGAATACGCTCAACTAATGTATAAAGAACTTGGAGATTTAGTTCCACGCTGGATAACTCATAATGAGCCCTTTGTTGTTTCAATGGTGGGTAATTTATTTGGCGAACATGCTCCAGGTAATCAGGACCATCAAAAAGCACTTCAGGTTGCTCACAATTTATTACTTTCTCACGGAATGGCAGTTGAAAGTTTTAGAGAAAGCGGAATTGAGGGAGAAATAGGTATTACTTTAAATCTAGCGCCTGTTTATGCTAATAGTGAAAATAAAAAAGATCAAATTGCAAAGGATTATAGTGATGCTTTTAATAACCGCTGGTTTTTGGATCCTGTATTTAAAGGGGAATATCCAGAAAAATTAATGGCTCTTTATCAAAAAGAATTTAATCAGCCTTTTGAGCTGGAAACTGGAGATTTGGAAATAATCAGCAGAGATATCGATTTTTTAGGTATTAACTATTATTCCAGAGCTCTTGTAGAATATGATGAAAGCAAACTGTTAAATTTTAAAACAGTAAAACCAGAGGCTTCTAATTATACAGCAATGGACTGGGAAGTTTATCCGCAGGGCTTGACCGACTTACTTTTAAGCTTGGATGATCAATATACTAAAAAACCAATCTTTATAACTGAAAATGGAGCCGCCTACGATGATCAAATAGCAGAAGATGGCAATGTTCACGATGACAAAAGAGTGGATTATTTAGAAAAACATTTCAGAGCTGCCCAGCAGGCAGTTGAAAAAGGAGTAAATTTAAAAGGATATTATCTTTGGTCTTTAATGGATAATTTTGAATGGGCCTATGGATATAATAAACGTTTCGGAATTATTTATATTGATTATGATAATGGCCAGAATAGGATTTTAAAAGACAGTGCAAAAATGTACAGTAAAGTTATAGAAAATAATTATATTAAAGCATAG
- a CDS encoding GH36-type glycosyl hydrolase domain-containing protein, with product MNWKFTGKNGEFRLENADNNNRLYFPLTNEAGMMSAISPLLNGDIKTGQNTFAMEPVSIDNLHNNRSARNFWLLIDDQTLWSAAGNSAKQISQKYSEAEAESTKVEAGFLWHKIIRINQEYNLKSEITNFVPANNDKVELMQVKITNKGEQARKITPTAAIPIYGRSADNLRDHRHVTSLLHRTKTIENGVTVSPTLSFDERGHKKNKAAYAVVGADQSGKKPIGFYPVLEDFIGRGGFLDWPEAAAKKMDNYLEAGAEIDGYESIGALRFEDINLEPGEEKTYVLAVVIEEENDDLIADAAKKYCSREKFENYLQENKDFWKKKLDKLQFDSADNKFDQWMRWVNLQPILRRIYGCSFLPHHDYGRGGRGWRDLWQDCLALLIMEPEGVRETLLNNFAGVRIDGTNATIIGSKPGEFIADRNNISRVWMDHGAWPFLTTKLYLDQSGDLDFLLEKQSYFKDSHTAFGNQIDDNWNREDGNKLLDQENNIYQGSILEHLLVQHLTLFFNVGDNNNFRLEGADWNDGLDMAEENGESVTFTALYASNLLEMAEILEGLKSKNKVETIEIAQELKILLDSLTESVNYDSVAAKHELLNKYFDSYQTKVSGTKIKVEADSLIKDLKRKADWIIKHLRKNEWLENEEGYKWFNGYYDNDGQKLEGDHPLGVRMTLTGQVFPIMGNVASDSQVEEIIKTADNYLKDDQVGGYRLNTNFNEVLMNMGRAYGFAYGHKENGAMFSHMAVMYSNALYKRGYAEAGNEVISSIYKQSINYQESKIYPGIPEYINNRGEGLYHYLTGSASWLLLTMVTQVYGVRGDLGDLVLDPKLMAEDFDQNSEAKITTVFADRDLEISYHNPEALNYKDYEIKEILLDDQEIDFVKKDNSVMIKRNILTDKTDVEKIKLDIKLK from the coding sequence ATGAACTGGAAATTTACTGGTAAAAACGGAGAATTTAGACTTGAAAATGCAGATAACAATAACCGTTTATATTTTCCTCTGACAAATGAAGCAGGAATGATGTCTGCTATTAGCCCACTTTTAAATGGGGATATTAAAACCGGGCAGAATACTTTTGCAATGGAACCTGTTTCTATAGACAATCTTCATAATAATCGTTCAGCAAGAAATTTCTGGCTTTTAATTGATGATCAAACTCTCTGGTCAGCTGCAGGTAATTCTGCTAAACAAATTTCTCAAAAATATAGTGAGGCTGAGGCTGAGAGTACAAAAGTAGAAGCCGGATTTTTATGGCATAAAATTATTAGAATCAATCAAGAATATAATCTTAAATCAGAAATAACTAATTTTGTACCGGCAAATAATGATAAAGTAGAATTGATGCAGGTTAAAATTACTAACAAGGGAGAGCAGGCAAGAAAAATAACTCCAACTGCAGCAATTCCAATTTATGGGCGCTCTGCAGATAATTTAAGGGATCATCGTCATGTTACTTCTTTACTTCATAGAACTAAAACTATTGAAAATGGAGTAACGGTGTCTCCAACTCTTTCTTTTGATGAGAGAGGACATAAAAAAAACAAAGCTGCTTATGCAGTAGTTGGTGCTGATCAGTCTGGCAAAAAACCAATTGGTTTTTATCCTGTATTAGAGGATTTTATCGGTCGGGGAGGATTTTTAGATTGGCCGGAAGCAGCAGCAAAAAAAATGGATAATTATCTTGAAGCTGGAGCAGAAATTGATGGCTATGAGTCAATAGGAGCACTTCGTTTTGAAGATATTAATTTAGAGCCAGGAGAAGAAAAGACATATGTTCTGGCAGTTGTAATTGAGGAAGAAAATGATGATTTAATCGCTGATGCAGCTAAAAAATACTGCAGCAGAGAAAAATTCGAAAACTATCTTCAGGAAAATAAAGATTTTTGGAAAAAGAAACTGGATAAACTGCAGTTTGATTCTGCAGACAATAAATTTGATCAGTGGATGCGCTGGGTCAATCTGCAGCCAATTTTAAGAAGGATTTACGGTTGTTCTTTTCTTCCTCACCATGATTATGGGCGTGGAGGCAGAGGCTGGCGTGATTTATGGCAGGATTGTCTAGCTTTATTAATAATGGAACCAGAGGGTGTTAGAGAAACTCTGTTGAATAATTTTGCAGGAGTCAGAATTGATGGTACTAATGCAACAATTATTGGTTCCAAGCCAGGAGAATTTATAGCTGATCGTAATAATATTAGTCGAGTCTGGATGGATCATGGAGCCTGGCCATTTTTAACAACTAAACTTTATCTTGACCAAAGTGGAGACCTTGATTTTCTACTTGAAAAGCAGAGTTATTTTAAAGATTCACATACTGCTTTTGGTAATCAAATTGATGATAATTGGAATCGTGAAGATGGTAATAAGTTGTTGGATCAAGAAAATAATATCTATCAGGGCAGTATTTTAGAACATCTGCTTGTACAGCATCTGACTCTATTTTTTAATGTTGGAGATAATAATAATTTTCGCTTAGAAGGTGCTGACTGGAATGATGGTCTTGATATGGCAGAAGAAAATGGAGAAAGTGTAACTTTCACTGCTCTTTATGCCAGTAATCTATTAGAAATGGCAGAAATTTTAGAAGGGCTTAAGTCTAAAAATAAAGTTGAAACGATTGAAATTGCTCAGGAACTAAAAATACTCTTAGATTCTTTAACAGAGTCAGTAAATTATGATTCAGTTGCAGCAAAACATGAGCTTTTAAATAAGTATTTCGACTCTTATCAGACTAAAGTCTCAGGTACTAAAATTAAAGTTGAGGCTGATTCTTTAATTAAAGATTTAAAAAGAAAAGCAGACTGGATTATTAAACATTTAAGAAAAAATGAGTGGCTTGAAAACGAAGAAGGATACAAGTGGTTTAACGGTTATTATGATAATGATGGTCAAAAACTGGAAGGAGATCATCCTTTAGGAGTCAGAATGACTCTAACCGGTCAGGTCTTTCCGATAATGGGAAATGTGGCTTCTGACAGCCAGGTTGAAGAAATAATAAAAACAGCTGACAACTATTTAAAAGATGATCAGGTTGGAGGTTATCGCTTAAATACAAACTTTAATGAAGTACTGATGAATATGGGTAGAGCCTATGGTTTTGCTTATGGTCATAAAGAAAATGGTGCTATGTTTAGCCATATGGCTGTAATGTACAGTAATGCTCTTTATAAAAGAGGTTATGCCGAAGCTGGGAATGAAGTAATTTCTTCAATCTATAAGCAGTCTATCAATTATCAGGAAAGCAAAATTTATCCTGGAATTCCTGAGTATATAAACAATCGGGGAGAAGGTTTATATCATTATTTAACCGGCTCAGCTAGCTGGCTTTTATTGACCATGGTAACTCAGGTTTATGGTGTTAGAGGTGATTTAGGTGATCTTGTTTTAGATCCTAAATTAATGGCAGAAGACTTTGATCAAAATTCTGAAGCTAAAATCACTACTGTCTTTGCTGATCGGGATCTAGAAATTAGTTATCATAATCCTGAAGCTTTAAATTATAAAGATTATGAGATTAAAGAGATATTACTAGATGATCAAGAAATTGATTTTGTAAAAAAAGATAATTCAGTGATGATCAAAAGAAATATTTTAACAGATAAAACTGACGTTGAAAAAATAAAATTAGATATTAAACTAAAATAA
- a CDS encoding WxcM-like domain-containing protein — MKSNLIEIKEYKEAGYKPVIDYGDWRVAVLNYCDELLPENIDKMQKHNKTDEVFVLLSGNCQLFLAEGEEKIEDIYVQDMEPFKMYNVKRSVWHTHTLSEDAMVLIIENKDTSLENSPEKELSEKQQQKIVELTKK, encoded by the coding sequence ATGAAATCTAATTTAATAGAAATTAAAGAATATAAAGAAGCTGGTTATAAACCGGTTATTGATTACGGAGATTGGCGGGTTGCAGTTTTAAATTACTGTGATGAGTTACTGCCTGAAAATATTGATAAAATGCAAAAACACAATAAAACAGATGAAGTCTTTGTCTTATTAAGCGGTAACTGCCAGTTGTTTTTAGCTGAGGGTGAAGAAAAAATTGAAGATATTTATGTTCAAGATATGGAACCATTTAAAATGTATAACGTTAAGCGCTCTGTTTGGCATACTCATACTCTAAGTGAGGATGCAATGGTCTTAATTATTGAAAATAAAGATACTTCTTTAGAAAATTCTCCAGAAAAAGAATTAAGTGAGAAACAGCAGCAAAAAATAGTAGAATTAACTAAAAAATAA
- a CDS encoding aldo/keto reductase, with protein MNYRKLGKTGFEVSEVSFGGWAIGGTWGDVEDEQSMAALEEAVDQGINFFDTADVYGDGRSERLMAKLRHKTDKKIYIATKAGRRLDPHTAAGYNKENLNEFVDRSLKNLDVDQIDLLQLHCPPTEVYDQEEVFEALEEMVEAGKIKNYGVSVEKVEEAMKALEYENVATVQIIFNMFRHKPADEFFAKAKEKGVGIICRVPLASGLLTGKFSKDSTFAENDHRNFNRNGEAFDKGETFSGVDFELGLKAVEELEEIKPEGLTMAQFALKWILMHDAVSCVIPGGKKPWQVKDNAAASEADDLSAEVMERVDEIYDEYIRDSVHHLW; from the coding sequence ATGAATTACAGAAAATTAGGTAAAACAGGTTTTGAAGTTTCAGAAGTATCATTTGGTGGCTGGGCAATTGGCGGAACCTGGGGAGATGTAGAAGATGAGCAGTCAATGGCAGCTTTAGAAGAGGCAGTAGATCAGGGGATCAACTTTTTTGATACTGCTGATGTTTATGGAGACGGCCGCAGTGAGCGCCTGATGGCTAAACTGAGACATAAAACTGATAAGAAGATATATATCGCAACCAAAGCAGGCAGAAGACTTGATCCACATACTGCAGCAGGCTATAATAAGGAGAACTTAAATGAATTTGTGGATCGCAGTCTTAAAAACCTGGATGTAGATCAAATTGATTTACTGCAGCTGCACTGTCCTCCAACTGAAGTTTATGATCAGGAAGAAGTTTTTGAAGCTCTAGAAGAAATGGTTGAAGCTGGTAAAATTAAAAACTATGGTGTCAGTGTTGAAAAAGTAGAAGAAGCGATGAAGGCCTTAGAATATGAAAATGTAGCTACGGTGCAGATTATTTTCAATATGTTTAGACACAAGCCAGCTGATGAATTTTTTGCAAAAGCCAAAGAAAAAGGAGTAGGAATTATTTGTAGAGTACCTCTAGCAAGTGGACTCTTAACAGGTAAATTTTCTAAAGACTCTACTTTTGCCGAAAATGATCACCGAAACTTTAATCGTAATGGTGAAGCTTTTGATAAAGGAGAAACTTTTTCCGGTGTAGATTTTGAACTGGGCTTAAAAGCTGTTGAAGAATTAGAAGAAATTAAACCAGAAGGTTTAACAATGGCCCAATTTGCACTTAAGTGGATTTTAATGCATGATGCAGTTAGCTGTGTAATTCCTGGTGGTAAAAAACCATGGCAGGTAAAAGACAATGCAGCTGCTTCTGAAGCGGATGATCTCTCAGCTGAAGTAATGGAGAGAGTAGATGAAATCTATGATGAATATATAAGAGATAGTGTGCATCACCTCTGGTAA